The Alosa alosa isolate M-15738 ecotype Scorff River chromosome 9, AALO_Geno_1.1, whole genome shotgun sequence genome includes a region encoding these proteins:
- the LOC125300656 gene encoding uncharacterized protein LOC125300656 isoform X2 codes for MDGGLVLAGDCRSDSPGHCAKYGSCSLIEDRVNKVVDVQLVQSSEVPNSSWCELEGLKRSVGLLRGMDLHLATLITDRHRQVAEWVREELSPEGTRHYFDVWHIAKSLGKALDAASKECDQLRLWRPAIVNHLYWTAASTPDGNPAVMEAKWRSLVNHIQDIHDHDTPAFSSCAHGTLDGDQRNKEWLEPGSLAAVKLENIIMRTALLKDFRQLSPQHQTFSLEAYHSLILHFAPKHTGFSYLGMYSRLLLAALHYNHNANRETAWRSDGTEKYCVRYPRFRKGAHVVRPIKEAASYGYATSLMKVLRTDP; via the exons ATGGATGGCGGGCTAGTTCTTGCTGGTGACTGCAG GTCAGATTCTCCTGGGCACTGCGCGAAGTATGGGTCATGTTCTCTGATAGAGGACAGAGTGAACAAGGTGGTGGATGTTCAGCTTGTTCAG AGCTCAGAGGTCCCTAACAGCTCATGGTGTGAGCTTGAAGGGCTCAAGCGCAGTGTTGGCCTGCTGAGGGGAATGGACCTGCATTTGGCAACGCTGATCACGGACCGACATCGCCAG gTTGCCGAATGGGTGAGAGAGGAGCTGAGTCCTGAAGGGACACGGCATTACTTTGATGTGTGGCACATTGCCAAAA GTCTGGGGAAGGCATTGGATGCAGCTTCAAAAGAGTGTGACCAACTACGATTGTGGAGGCCAGCTATAGTGAATCATCTCTACTGGACTGCAGCCTCAACCCCAGATGGCAACCCAGCGGTCATGGAGGCCAAATGGAGAAGTTTAGTCAACCACATCCAGGACATCCATGACCATGACACCCCTGCCTTCTCCAGTTGTGCCCATGGCACTCTAGACGGGGATCAGCGCAACAAAGAGTGGCTGGAGCcag GCTCATTGGCAGCAGTAAAGTTGGAGAACATAATCATGAGGACAGCCTTACTGAAAGATTTTCGACAGCTGTCTCCACAGCATCAGACCTTCTCCCTTGAGGCTTACCACTCCCTTATCTTGCACTTTGCGCCCAAGCACACAGGGTTTTCATACCTTGGGATGTATAGCAG GCTTCTCTTAGCGGCGCTGCATTACAATCACAATGCCAATCGCGAGACAGCATGGAGAAGTGACGGGACGGAGAAGTACTGTGTGCGGTATCCGCGCTTCAGAAAAGGAGCCCATGTGGTGCGTCCCATCAAAGAGGCAGCCTCATACG GTTATGCAACATCATTAATGAAGGTCCTTCGAACAGATCCCTAA
- the LOC125300656 gene encoding uncharacterized protein LOC125300656 isoform X1: MDGGLVLAGDCRSDSPGHCAKYGSCSLIEDRVNKVVDVQLVQSSEVPNSSWCELEGLKRSVGLLRGMDLHLATLITDRHRQVAEWVREELSPEGTRHYFDVWHIAKSLGKALDAASKECDQLRLWRPAIVNHLYWTAASTPDGNPAVMEAKWRSLVNHIQDIHDHDTPAFSSCAHGTLDGDQRNKEWLEPGSLAAVKLENIIMRTALLKDFRQLSPQHQTFSLEAYHSLILHFAPKHTGFSYLGMYSRLLLAALHYNHNANRETAWRSDGTEKYCVRYPRFRKGAHVVRPIKEAASYDKSNYLVVSIYFSC; this comes from the exons ATGGATGGCGGGCTAGTTCTTGCTGGTGACTGCAG GTCAGATTCTCCTGGGCACTGCGCGAAGTATGGGTCATGTTCTCTGATAGAGGACAGAGTGAACAAGGTGGTGGATGTTCAGCTTGTTCAG AGCTCAGAGGTCCCTAACAGCTCATGGTGTGAGCTTGAAGGGCTCAAGCGCAGTGTTGGCCTGCTGAGGGGAATGGACCTGCATTTGGCAACGCTGATCACGGACCGACATCGCCAG gTTGCCGAATGGGTGAGAGAGGAGCTGAGTCCTGAAGGGACACGGCATTACTTTGATGTGTGGCACATTGCCAAAA GTCTGGGGAAGGCATTGGATGCAGCTTCAAAAGAGTGTGACCAACTACGATTGTGGAGGCCAGCTATAGTGAATCATCTCTACTGGACTGCAGCCTCAACCCCAGATGGCAACCCAGCGGTCATGGAGGCCAAATGGAGAAGTTTAGTCAACCACATCCAGGACATCCATGACCATGACACCCCTGCCTTCTCCAGTTGTGCCCATGGCACTCTAGACGGGGATCAGCGCAACAAAGAGTGGCTGGAGCcag GCTCATTGGCAGCAGTAAAGTTGGAGAACATAATCATGAGGACAGCCTTACTGAAAGATTTTCGACAGCTGTCTCCACAGCATCAGACCTTCTCCCTTGAGGCTTACCACTCCCTTATCTTGCACTTTGCGCCCAAGCACACAGGGTTTTCATACCTTGGGATGTATAGCAG GCTTCTCTTAGCGGCGCTGCATTACAATCACAATGCCAATCGCGAGACAGCATGGAGAAGTGACGGGACGGAGAAGTACTGTGTGCGGTATCCGCGCTTCAGAAAAGGAGCCCATGTGGTGCGTCCCATCAAAGAGGCAGCCTCATACG ACAAATCCAATTATTTAGTTGTAAGTATTTATTTTAGTTGTTAG